In a single window of the Nocardiopsis composta genome:
- a CDS encoding AAA family ATPase, protein MDDAVRPAWWIYRGTGHPRARPLGDDLPPPPPWRDFRGGPLQPDPPDDEDGLVRRLGTSGGAPASREEANAVNAALYLRRPLLVTGPPGVGKSSLAYRISRELRLGRVLRWPISSRTAVAHGLYSYDPIGRVHDLAAERGGPGEASAPAAEGAAPAAAGGEDIGDYLRLGPLGTVLLAHRLPRVLLVDEIDKGDLDLANDLLDVLEEGEFRIPELTRRRIAAHEVEVPTDDPGRRAPIAGGRVACRAFPLIVMTSNGEREFPEAFKRRCLHLDMGHPDEERLAAMVAAHFERRFAGTGNAEEAGEQARRLVHRFLERRLEAGGLTPDQLLNSVHIATSAPGAADGEAWDELLDFLWRRVTGPEVRDTWA, encoded by the coding sequence ATGGACGATGCGGTGCGACCGGCATGGTGGATCTACCGGGGGACCGGGCACCCGCGGGCCCGGCCGCTCGGCGACGACCTGCCGCCCCCGCCGCCCTGGCGCGACTTCCGGGGCGGCCCCCTCCAACCGGACCCGCCCGACGACGAGGACGGGCTGGTGCGCCGGCTCGGCACCTCCGGCGGCGCTCCGGCCTCCCGGGAGGAGGCCAACGCGGTCAACGCGGCGCTGTACCTGCGGCGGCCGCTGCTGGTGACCGGTCCACCGGGGGTGGGCAAGAGCAGCCTCGCCTACCGGATCAGCCGCGAGCTGCGGCTCGGCCGGGTGCTGCGCTGGCCGATCAGCAGCCGCACCGCGGTGGCGCACGGCCTGTACTCCTACGACCCGATCGGCAGGGTGCACGACCTGGCCGCCGAGCGGGGCGGCCCCGGGGAGGCCTCCGCTCCGGCCGCGGAGGGCGCCGCTCCGGCAGCGGCCGGTGGCGAGGACATCGGCGACTATCTGCGGCTGGGCCCGCTGGGCACCGTGCTGCTCGCGCACCGGCTGCCGCGGGTGCTGCTCGTCGACGAGATCGACAAGGGCGACCTGGACCTCGCCAACGACCTGCTCGACGTGTTGGAGGAGGGCGAGTTCCGCATCCCCGAGCTGACCCGGCGCAGGATCGCCGCGCACGAGGTCGAGGTGCCCACCGACGACCCGGGGCGGCGGGCGCCGATCGCCGGCGGCCGCGTCGCCTGCCGGGCCTTCCCGCTGATCGTCATGACCAGCAACGGCGAGCGGGAGTTCCCCGAGGCCTTCAAGCGCCGCTGCCTGCACCTGGACATGGGCCACCCGGACGAGGAGCGGCTCGCCGCGATGGTCGCCGCGCACTTCGAGCGGCGGTTCGCCGGAACGGGGAACGCGGAGGAGGCGGGGGAGCAGGCGCGCCGCCTGGTCCACAGGTTCCTGGAGCGGCGCCTGGAGGCCGGCGGCCTCACCCCGGACCAGCTGCTCAACTCGGTGCACATCGCGACCAGCGCACCGGGGGCGGCGGACGGGGAGGCCTGGGACGAACTGCTCGACTTCCTCTGGCGCAGGGTGACCGGACCCGAGGTGCGGGACACGTGGGCGTGA
- a CDS encoding VMAP-C domain-containing protein — MRRDVAGGWTVRVRVFDTSGGRERVRDCGTGVVLPGAQILTSAHVLAGAAARGARVVVDAPGALRERAWTAEADVAEVFDEGPADFAVLRLPDAPPPPLHPPELRRCGEPAGREVAVSGYPGGGETELWAYCALRDRGGRPGGVQMEGQRTTAQRIVPGYSGAGVRDERTGAVVGIVTGAYDDPEARTAVMLPLEALLDVWAPLKAMLTLGEEERLDPAVGEEVCHDLREERWLARASGRRRMLAVVGMRLSRPLQTGRGADGRIDGEELHAWTSELVRECWKLPDGPFALWQALNLFAEGCRAERRLAALLFPHQSHGLEVQRQEELRTRLSGLSVPRLRAVFRTAAPHWATLDRDAALEDAWDGFCRLSDAPAERDVPPRLVFADLLRHELGAARPPDARDAPAAAALADWVGAEADRLERDGARGVRAYLQERRRALQEYRADTPCYLILQVERVHDDLADPRRGLRVWRQTDPGEWRPHPVGRDKVVHVDRLGHRAVQAVLDAERGWAHDLGSELLIEVALPLDLLALEVEAWPYPLLGSGFIVELGDHYRMVLRGLEEQMAPVYHRRLRWGALKSGGRPRVHWVDGEGSRNGALQHRMREDRRSVVAVLEPGAADPLGEKGMYYALAHGFPFLLWDRRGRLDRSFCDRLEQALGEEEDARTAALRVHGAVDRLRRPPGGAQGGRSEHGPVERRFAVLHDDPDRPLRRFAPAGEPPERL, encoded by the coding sequence GTGCGCAGGGACGTGGCCGGCGGTTGGACGGTACGGGTGCGCGTCTTCGACACCTCCGGCGGCCGCGAGCGGGTACGGGACTGCGGTACCGGCGTCGTGCTCCCGGGAGCCCAGATCCTGACCTCGGCGCACGTCCTGGCCGGTGCCGCGGCGCGGGGAGCCCGGGTGGTGGTGGACGCCCCGGGGGCGCTGCGCGAGCGCGCATGGACCGCGGAGGCCGACGTCGCCGAGGTGTTCGACGAAGGGCCGGCCGACTTCGCGGTGCTCAGACTGCCGGACGCCCCGCCGCCCCCGCTGCACCCGCCGGAACTGCGCCGCTGCGGCGAGCCGGCCGGCCGCGAGGTCGCCGTCTCCGGCTACCCCGGTGGCGGAGAGACCGAGCTGTGGGCCTACTGCGCGCTCCGCGACCGCGGCGGCCGCCCCGGCGGCGTGCAGATGGAGGGGCAGCGCACCACCGCCCAGCGCATCGTGCCCGGCTACAGCGGGGCGGGGGTCCGCGATGAGAGGACCGGGGCGGTCGTCGGGATCGTCACCGGTGCCTACGACGACCCGGAGGCGCGGACCGCGGTCATGCTCCCGCTGGAGGCGCTGCTGGACGTCTGGGCGCCGTTGAAGGCGATGCTCACCTTGGGCGAGGAGGAGCGGCTCGACCCCGCGGTGGGCGAGGAGGTCTGCCACGACCTGCGCGAAGAGCGGTGGCTCGCCCGGGCGAGCGGCCGCCGGCGGATGCTCGCCGTGGTCGGGATGCGGCTCTCCCGGCCCCTGCAGACCGGCCGGGGGGCGGACGGCCGCATCGACGGCGAAGAGCTGCACGCGTGGACGTCCGAGCTGGTCCGGGAGTGCTGGAAGCTGCCCGACGGGCCGTTCGCGCTGTGGCAGGCGCTGAACCTGTTCGCCGAAGGGTGCCGTGCCGAGAGGCGGCTGGCCGCGCTGCTCTTCCCCCACCAGAGCCACGGGCTCGAGGTCCAGAGGCAGGAGGAGCTGCGGACGCGGCTGTCCGGGTTGAGCGTCCCGCGGCTGCGCGCCGTGTTCCGGACCGCCGCGCCGCACTGGGCCACCCTGGACCGGGACGCCGCGCTCGAAGACGCCTGGGACGGGTTCTGCAGGCTGTCCGACGCGCCGGCCGAGCGGGACGTGCCGCCCCGCCTGGTCTTCGCCGACCTGCTCCGGCATGAGCTGGGCGCCGCGCGGCCGCCCGACGCCCGGGACGCGCCGGCGGCCGCGGCGCTGGCGGACTGGGTCGGCGCCGAGGCGGACCGCCTGGAACGGGACGGCGCCCGCGGGGTCCGCGCCTACCTGCAGGAGCGCCGCCGAGCGCTGCAGGAGTACCGCGCGGACACCCCCTGCTACCTGATCCTGCAGGTGGAGCGGGTCCACGACGACCTGGCCGATCCGCGCCGCGGGCTCAGGGTGTGGCGCCAGACCGACCCCGGCGAGTGGCGGCCGCACCCGGTGGGCCGGGACAAGGTCGTCCACGTCGACCGGCTCGGGCACCGGGCGGTGCAGGCGGTACTCGACGCCGAGCGCGGATGGGCCCACGACCTGGGGTCGGAGCTGCTGATCGAGGTGGCGCTGCCGCTGGACCTGCTGGCCCTGGAGGTCGAGGCCTGGCCCTACCCGCTGCTCGGCAGCGGCTTCATCGTCGAACTGGGCGACCACTACCGCATGGTGCTGCGCGGGCTGGAAGAGCAGATGGCCCCGGTGTACCACCGGCGCCTCCGCTGGGGTGCGCTGAAGAGCGGCGGGCGCCCGCGGGTGCACTGGGTCGACGGGGAGGGCAGCCGGAACGGCGCCCTGCAGCACAGGATGCGCGAGGACCGGCGGTCGGTGGTCGCGGTCCTGGAACCGGGGGCGGCCGACCCGCTCGGCGAGAAGGGGATGTACTACGCGCTCGCCCACGGGTTCCCCTTTCTGCTCTGGGACCGCCGCGGCCGGTTGGACCGGTCCTTCTGCGATCGGCTGGAGCAGGCCCTGGGCGAGGAGGAGGATGCGAGAACGGCCGCGCTGCGGGTGCACGGTGCGGTGGACCGGCTGCGGCGCCCGCCCGGGGGAGCGCAGGGCGGGCGGAGCGAGCACGGCCCGGTGGAGCGCCGCTTCGCGGTGCTGCACGACGACCCCGACCGCCCCCTGCGGAGGTTCGCCCCGGCGGGCGAGCCGCCCGAGCGCCTCTAG
- a CDS encoding arylamine N-acetyltransferase family protein, whose protein sequence is MTAIAAEPQYTDVPDVPPPGPEYGWQSDGLDLDAYLERIGYRGPREATGEVLRELNRAHARAIPFENLDVLLGREISLDIADIQDKLVTRRRGGYCHEQNVLFATALDRLGFRVTGMSARLLFGRDLGVLRTIGHTMLKVEAEGGTWIADTGIGGVGPLEPVPLADGAVSHQGDWTYRLDDTPRGWLLRYATADGWFPLYYFATTPFYRPDFADHNYIASHHPRSPFHRMLTVQRNGLQDRLVLIDRRLQTQTPGAAPAERYLDPAEIPQALRELFGLHLPAEDEQRLARFVAETPEGQRLD, encoded by the coding sequence ATGACCGCCATCGCGGCAGAACCGCAGTACACCGACGTCCCGGACGTCCCGCCGCCCGGCCCCGAGTACGGCTGGCAGAGCGACGGGCTCGACCTCGACGCCTACCTGGAGCGGATCGGCTACCGGGGGCCGCGCGAGGCCACCGGGGAGGTGCTGCGCGAGCTGAACCGGGCGCACGCCCGGGCGATCCCGTTCGAGAACCTGGACGTGCTCCTCGGCCGGGAGATCTCCCTCGACATCGCCGACATCCAGGACAAGCTGGTGACCCGCCGCCGGGGCGGCTACTGCCACGAGCAGAACGTCCTGTTCGCCACCGCGCTGGACCGGCTCGGCTTCCGGGTCACCGGGATGAGCGCCCGCCTCCTGTTCGGACGCGACCTGGGCGTGCTCCGCACGATCGGGCACACCATGCTGAAGGTCGAGGCGGAGGGAGGGACCTGGATCGCCGACACCGGGATCGGCGGGGTGGGCCCGCTGGAGCCGGTCCCGCTGGCGGACGGCGCCGTCTCGCACCAGGGCGACTGGACCTACCGGCTGGACGACACCCCGCGCGGCTGGCTGCTGCGGTACGCCACCGCCGACGGCTGGTTCCCGCTCTACTACTTCGCCACGACGCCCTTCTACCGGCCCGACTTCGCCGACCACAACTACATCGCCTCGCACCACCCCCGCTCCCCGTTCCACCGGATGCTCACCGTGCAGCGCAACGGGCTGCAGGATCGCCTGGTGCTCATCGACCGGAGGCTCCAGACGCAGACCCCGGGCGCCGCACCGGCCGAGCGGTACCTGGACCCGGCGGAGATCCCGCAGGCGCTGCGCGAGCTGTTCGGCCTCCACCTGCCCGCCGAGGACGAGCAGCGGCTGGCCCGGTTCGTCGCGGAGACCCCCGAGGGGCAGCGGCTGGACTAG
- a CDS encoding acetyltransferase, protein MADSLNSAADVTVRPARGPEEHGALAAVWRSAVEATHDFLAPEDVDHYEARLLGDYLPAHPVHVAAGPDGRPLGFIGLDGAHVNMLFVDAAVRGRGIGGLMLAWAAERHPVLTLDVNEQNPQAIAFYRRKGFVQTGRSPLDDEGRPFPILHMRRDAAPE, encoded by the coding sequence ATGGCCGATTCTCTGAACAGCGCCGCGGACGTCACCGTGCGGCCGGCCCGCGGGCCGGAGGAGCACGGCGCGCTGGCCGCCGTCTGGCGCAGTGCGGTGGAGGCGACGCACGACTTCCTCGCCCCGGAGGACGTCGACCACTACGAGGCCAGGCTGCTCGGCGACTACCTGCCGGCGCACCCGGTGCACGTCGCGGCCGGCCCGGACGGGCGGCCGCTCGGTTTCATCGGCCTGGACGGGGCGCACGTGAACATGCTCTTCGTCGACGCCGCGGTGCGCGGCCGGGGCATCGGCGGCCTGATGCTCGCCTGGGCCGCCGAGCGGCACCCGGTGCTCACCCTGGACGTGAACGAGCAGAACCCGCAGGCGATCGCCTTCTACCGGCGGAAGGGCTTCGTGCAGACCGGCCGCTCGCCGCTGGACGACGAGGGCCGCCCCTTCCCGATACTGCACATGCGCAGGGACGCCGCCCCGGAGTGA
- a CDS encoding SURF1 family protein, whose product MRFRLLTPRWLGLHLVAVLAFAVCMGAGYWQFVRAQEPDRSEVATPAQELAEAAPLEQVTEPGAYMPEQDGNTAVTAEGSYADTPPLLAPGLSAGGEPGYYVIAPLLTAEDTAVVVNRGWIPRADGEDGVPDGLPEPPEGEVEVTGWLQPPQKDEEGYSPIGVPDGHIARIAPSLLVNTWPYRLYEGYIVLGEQRPADTAAEGAAVGMEPAPPPRPEEKISWNWRNVSYAAQWGVFGAAVVVFWVSLIRRELEDARAEGSGEDPAGGGPRDGGPDGDAAPPAPEGPAAEGPTGPEAGSAPDGPDTARAEAAARN is encoded by the coding sequence GTGCGATTCCGACTGTTGACGCCCAGGTGGCTCGGCCTGCACCTGGTGGCGGTGCTGGCCTTCGCGGTGTGCATGGGGGCCGGCTACTGGCAGTTCGTGCGGGCCCAGGAGCCGGACCGCAGCGAGGTGGCCACCCCCGCCCAGGAGCTGGCGGAGGCCGCGCCCCTGGAGCAGGTGACCGAGCCCGGCGCCTACATGCCCGAGCAGGACGGCAACACCGCGGTCACCGCGGAGGGGAGCTACGCCGACACGCCTCCGCTGCTCGCCCCCGGGCTCAGCGCCGGCGGCGAGCCCGGCTACTACGTGATCGCCCCGCTGCTCACCGCGGAGGACACCGCCGTGGTGGTGAACCGCGGCTGGATCCCGCGCGCGGACGGCGAGGACGGGGTGCCCGACGGGCTCCCGGAGCCGCCGGAGGGCGAGGTCGAGGTGACCGGGTGGCTGCAGCCCCCGCAGAAGGACGAGGAGGGCTACTCCCCGATCGGGGTGCCCGACGGGCACATCGCGCGGATCGCGCCCTCGCTGCTGGTGAACACCTGGCCGTACCGGCTCTACGAGGGCTACATCGTGCTCGGGGAGCAGCGGCCGGCCGACACCGCGGCCGAGGGCGCCGCGGTCGGGATGGAGCCCGCACCGCCGCCGCGGCCGGAGGAGAAGATCTCCTGGAACTGGCGGAACGTCAGCTACGCCGCCCAGTGGGGGGTGTTCGGCGCCGCGGTGGTCGTCTTCTGGGTCTCGCTGATCCGCCGCGAGCTGGAGGACGCCCGGGCCGAAGGCTCCGGGGAGGACCCGGCCGGGGGCGGGCCGCGGGACGGCGGCCCGGACGGCGACGCCGCTCCGCCCGCTCCCGAGGGCCCGGCGGCGGAGGGCCCGACCGGCCCGGAGGCCGGCTCCGCCCCGGACGGACCGGATACCGCCCGCGCGGAGGCGGCCGCCCGGAACTGA
- a CDS encoding DUF3817 domain-containing protein — translation MDKKRLPFTLYRVLAYVTGIALLLLMFVAMPAKYMVGEDSLLALVPAPAGMEHLFGRESVLMLFIAIPHGYIYMAYVLVVIWLALGRRWSAGRTVGVALAGTVPFIGMIIEHRLAKAEKAAMDAEEARAAAA, via the coding sequence GTGGATAAGAAGCGTCTCCCGTTCACGCTGTACCGCGTGCTGGCCTACGTCACCGGTATCGCCCTGCTCCTGCTGATGTTCGTGGCCATGCCGGCCAAGTACATGGTGGGCGAGGACTCCCTGCTGGCCCTGGTGCCGGCCCCGGCCGGGATGGAGCACCTGTTCGGCAGGGAGTCGGTGCTGATGCTGTTCATCGCCATCCCGCACGGCTACATCTACATGGCCTACGTGCTGGTGGTCATCTGGCTGGCGCTGGGCCGCCGGTGGAGCGCGGGCCGGACGGTCGGCGTGGCCCTGGCCGGCACCGTCCCGTTCATCGGGATGATCATCGAGCACCGGCTGGCCAAGGCGGAGAAGGCCGCGATGGACGCCGAGGAGGCCCGGGCCGCGGCCGCCTGA
- a CDS encoding glycosyltransferase, producing the protein MRTARFIGSWVAGLIALTLAVTLFVQWLRFALGAAEGGMTPLFLWMAFGVNLLVWTVIGGVRLGDDTVRGLAARRAARRTRGRRRVPLATEEGGAVEEQVLVRSRAAGGPGSTPAGGGGSAGGGGTGPLESAPETGTAGGTATAAPAEQISMAVIIPAHNEEPVIDGAIASALRLFNRWDIYVVSDSSHDATADIAAETGVNVLELLSNRGKAGAIEAVITEFDLTENYDAVVILDADTELDEHYVEGARRQLAEQDVAAVAGFVVAEWKPQERTLVGRLISAYRDRLYWMLQYLMRFGQTWRFTSVTFIVPGFASVYRSDVLKRLDINPKGLVIEDFNMTFEVHHKRLGRISMRPDTRAHCQDPFTMRDYVKQVRRWTLGFWQTVRRHGVWPSLFWFALFFYILEVLLVSVLLIATVLLGVFMLIPEVTGGAVLGLGFYAAGYGAVEAVLPLATIAIGLFIPDYVLTCVMATIRRRPSYLVYGLFFLPMRVIDSFLTLRTIPQAWTARSDGRWTSPNREAGKL; encoded by the coding sequence GTGCGTACCGCACGATTCATCGGCAGCTGGGTGGCAGGGCTCATCGCCCTGACCCTCGCCGTGACCTTGTTCGTCCAATGGCTGAGGTTCGCGCTGGGCGCCGCCGAGGGGGGCATGACACCGCTGTTCCTGTGGATGGCCTTCGGCGTCAACCTCCTGGTGTGGACCGTGATCGGCGGGGTGCGCCTCGGCGACGACACGGTCCGCGGGCTGGCGGCCCGGCGCGCCGCCCGCCGCACCCGCGGCCGCCGCCGGGTGCCGCTCGCCACGGAGGAGGGCGGCGCGGTCGAGGAGCAGGTGCTGGTCCGCTCGCGGGCCGCGGGCGGCCCCGGCTCGACCCCGGCCGGCGGCGGGGGCTCCGCCGGCGGCGGGGGGACCGGCCCGCTGGAGAGCGCCCCGGAGACCGGGACCGCCGGGGGGACCGCGACGGCCGCACCGGCCGAGCAGATCTCGATGGCGGTGATCATCCCGGCGCACAACGAGGAGCCGGTGATCGACGGCGCGATCGCCTCGGCGCTGCGGCTGTTCAACCGGTGGGACATCTACGTCGTCTCGGACAGCTCGCACGACGCCACCGCCGACATCGCCGCGGAGACCGGCGTCAACGTGCTGGAGCTGCTCAGCAACCGGGGCAAGGCCGGCGCCATCGAGGCGGTGATCACCGAGTTCGACCTGACCGAGAACTACGACGCGGTGGTCATCCTGGACGCCGACACCGAACTGGACGAGCACTACGTCGAGGGCGCGCGCCGGCAGCTGGCCGAGCAGGACGTCGCGGCCGTGGCCGGGTTCGTCGTCGCCGAGTGGAAGCCCCAGGAGCGCACCCTGGTCGGCCGGCTCATCTCGGCCTACCGGGACCGGCTCTACTGGATGCTGCAGTACCTGATGCGGTTCGGTCAGACCTGGCGGTTCACCAGCGTCACCTTCATCGTCCCCGGCTTCGCCAGCGTGTACCGCTCGGACGTGCTCAAGCGCCTGGACATCAACCCCAAGGGGCTGGTGATCGAGGACTTCAACATGACCTTCGAGGTGCACCACAAGCGGCTGGGGCGGATCTCGATGCGCCCGGACACCCGGGCCCACTGCCAGGACCCGTTCACCATGCGGGACTACGTCAAGCAGGTGCGCCGCTGGACGCTGGGCTTCTGGCAGACCGTCCGCCGGCACGGCGTCTGGCCGAGCCTGTTCTGGTTCGCGCTGTTCTTCTACATCCTGGAAGTACTGCTGGTCTCGGTGCTGCTCATCGCCACCGTGCTGCTCGGGGTGTTCATGCTGATCCCGGAGGTCACCGGGGGCGCCGTGCTCGGCCTGGGCTTCTACGCGGCCGGCTACGGCGCGGTGGAGGCGGTGCTGCCGCTGGCCACCATCGCGATCGGCCTGTTCATCCCGGACTACGTGCTGACCTGCGTGATGGCCACCATCCGGCGGCGCCCCAGCTACCTGGTCTACGGGCTGTTCTTCCTGCCGATGCGGGTGATCGACTCGTTCCTCACGCTGCGCACCATCCCGCAGGCCTGGACCGCCCGCTCCGACGGCCGGTGGACCAGCCCGAACCGGGAGGCCGGAAAGCTGTAG
- a CDS encoding WbqC family protein, protein MRVAMHQPHYLPWLGLIDKIDRTDLFIVLDHVQYERKGWQNRNYVAGKGGPVLLTVPVIQQSRDERIMDKKIDTSRPWRDKHRRTIAEHCYRKAPFWDDYADEILSLYDREWERLDELAMASTRLVLDAFGIETPIIRASELGEFPGQKSELLAQLSAKVGASSMLSGDGAQDYVDQRVFQRYGIAVEWQNFVHPEYPQFNRKAKDGFLPRMAALDLLLNAGPSGIDLIRRSRTENGPAPQEIEDAIDATGEAPGP, encoded by the coding sequence GTGCGTGTCGCCATGCACCAGCCGCACTATCTGCCTTGGCTGGGCCTCATCGACAAGATCGACAGAACCGACCTTTTCATCGTTCTCGATCATGTGCAGTATGAACGCAAAGGATGGCAGAACCGGAACTATGTCGCAGGCAAGGGCGGCCCTGTCCTACTGACCGTCCCGGTGATCCAGCAGAGCCGGGACGAGCGGATCATGGACAAAAAAATAGATACGTCTCGGCCATGGCGGGACAAACACCGCCGCACCATAGCCGAGCACTGTTACCGCAAGGCGCCTTTCTGGGACGACTATGCCGATGAAATCCTCTCCCTGTACGACCGGGAGTGGGAGCGCCTGGACGAGCTGGCCATGGCCAGCACCCGGCTGGTACTGGACGCTTTCGGCATCGAGACGCCGATCATCCGCGCCAGCGAGCTGGGGGAGTTCCCCGGGCAGAAGAGCGAGCTGCTCGCGCAGCTGTCGGCGAAGGTCGGAGCCTCCTCGATGCTCTCCGGGGACGGCGCCCAGGACTACGTCGACCAGCGGGTTTTCCAGCGCTACGGCATCGCCGTCGAATGGCAGAACTTCGTCCATCCGGAGTATCCGCAGTTCAACCGGAAGGCAAAAGACGGTTTCCTGCCGCGCATGGCCGCCTTGGACCTGCTGCTCAATGCCGGGCCGTCCGGGATCGATCTGATTCGCCGCTCCCGTACGGAAAACGGGCCCGCTCCGCAGGAGATCGAGGACGCGATCGACGCCACGGGGGAGGCCCCGGGGCCCTGA
- a CDS encoding PIG-L deacetylase family protein, protein MTIDWSQQRILVFAPHPDDETLGCGGLMHRAKAAGAEVYVQFLTVGDTADNSAKGFSTADERYAEIKEVADHFRWDGWHIAFPGDEYHLKLDALPRFELSNAIERHSPLSIAELRPTVVIAPHRTSYNQDHQVTAEAMHTALRPSNTRLRHHPRLVLAYEEAADQWRYEAAPSPNLLVELDEEDLEAKLAAMRLYGTQIHEHPHTRSEQTLRSLAVLRGMQTGVALAEGFYAMRLLA, encoded by the coding sequence ATGACGATCGACTGGTCTCAGCAACGCATCCTCGTCTTCGCTCCGCACCCGGACGACGAGACCCTCGGCTGCGGCGGGCTCATGCACCGCGCCAAGGCGGCCGGCGCCGAGGTCTACGTCCAGTTCCTGACCGTCGGCGACACCGCCGACAACTCGGCCAAGGGGTTCTCCACCGCCGACGAGCGGTACGCGGAGATCAAGGAGGTCGCCGACCACTTCCGGTGGGACGGCTGGCACATCGCGTTCCCGGGCGACGAGTACCACCTCAAGCTCGACGCGCTGCCCCGGTTCGAGCTGTCCAACGCGATCGAGCGGCACAGCCCGCTCTCCATCGCCGAGCTGCGGCCGACGGTCGTCATCGCACCGCACCGCACCAGCTACAACCAGGACCACCAGGTCACCGCGGAGGCGATGCACACCGCGCTGCGGCCGTCCAACACCCGGCTGCGGCACCACCCGCGGCTGGTCCTGGCCTACGAGGAGGCGGCCGACCAGTGGCGCTACGAGGCCGCCCCGTCGCCGAACCTGCTGGTGGAGCTGGACGAGGAGGACCTGGAGGCCAAGCTCGCCGCGATGCGCCTCTACGGGACCCAGATCCACGAGCACCCGCACACCCGGTCCGAGCAGACGCTGCGCAGCCTCGCCGTGCTCCGCGGCATGCAGACCGGGGTCGCCCTCGCCGAGGGCTTCTACGCCATGCGCCTGCTCGCCTAG
- a CDS encoding NAD-dependent epimerase/dehydratase family protein has protein sequence MKALVTGGAGFIGSHLCDHLVAHGHSVVALDDLSTGRESNLEQLTGNPSFELVKGSILDKSLVDDVVAECDTVFHLAAAVGVHTIVDKPLESLHINLQGTENVVESAARRRARFMVASTSEVYGKNDADGLSEDADRVLGSPLKSRWSYAAAKGLDELVAYIYGEESGLPCVITRFFNIVGPRQTGRYGMVVPRFVSQAMAGEPITVYGTGDQRRCFGSVFDVVPAVVKLIDTPAAYNRAVNLGGKEEVSIRGLADRVIELTGSPSTVTYVPYEEAYGEGYEDMQRRMPDTSLAQGLIGYEPQRRLNDIIASIIDHDRTGGPSRQEAVARP, from the coding sequence TTGAAGGCCCTTGTCACCGGCGGAGCCGGCTTCATCGGATCGCATTTGTGCGACCATCTCGTCGCCCACGGGCACAGCGTCGTGGCCCTGGACGACCTGTCGACCGGAAGGGAGTCCAACCTCGAACAGCTGACCGGGAACCCGTCCTTCGAGCTCGTCAAGGGCTCGATCCTGGACAAGAGCCTGGTGGACGACGTGGTCGCCGAGTGCGACACGGTCTTCCACCTGGCGGCCGCGGTGGGCGTGCACACCATTGTGGACAAGCCGCTGGAGTCCCTGCACATCAACCTGCAGGGCACGGAGAACGTCGTGGAGTCGGCCGCCCGGCGGCGGGCGCGCTTCATGGTCGCCTCCACCAGCGAGGTCTACGGCAAGAACGACGCCGACGGCCTCTCCGAGGACGCCGACCGCGTCCTCGGCTCTCCGCTGAAGAGCCGGTGGTCGTATGCGGCCGCCAAGGGGCTGGACGAGCTGGTCGCCTACATCTACGGCGAGGAGTCCGGCCTGCCCTGCGTCATCACCCGGTTCTTCAACATCGTCGGCCCGCGGCAGACCGGCCGCTACGGCATGGTGGTGCCGCGCTTCGTCTCCCAGGCGATGGCCGGCGAGCCGATCACCGTGTACGGCACCGGCGACCAGCGCCGCTGCTTCGGCTCGGTGTTCGACGTCGTCCCGGCGGTGGTGAAGCTGATCGACACCCCGGCGGCCTACAACCGCGCGGTCAACCTGGGCGGCAAGGAGGAGGTCTCCATCCGGGGGCTGGCCGACCGGGTGATCGAGCTGACCGGTTCGCCGAGCACCGTCACCTACGTGCCCTACGAGGAGGCCTATGGCGAGGGCTACGAGGACATGCAGCGCCGGATGCCCGACACCTCGCTGGCGCAGGGGCTGATCGGCTACGAGCCGCAGCGCCGGCTGAACGACATCATCGCGTCCATCATCGACCACGACCGCACGGGCGGGCCGAGCCGGCAGGAAGCCGTCGCCCGACCCTGA
- a CDS encoding DUF202 domain-containing protein: protein MTRPAESGTERDPGLQAERTLLAWQRTVIVLVVVALLYVRDPFQAAGAQHAGPEPLLRAAVALVPVGIAVAAAVHVRRRWRAGRRGGRDGAAGGPAAPLAQGWMRILISAGTCVFAVAVAVSALIG, encoded by the coding sequence ATGACGCGCCCGGCGGAGAGCGGCACCGAGCGCGACCCGGGGCTGCAGGCCGAGCGGACCCTGCTGGCCTGGCAGCGCACGGTGATCGTGCTGGTGGTGGTGGCGCTGCTCTACGTCCGGGACCCGTTCCAGGCCGCCGGTGCGCAGCACGCCGGTCCGGAGCCGCTGCTCCGGGCGGCGGTGGCGCTGGTCCCGGTCGGTATCGCGGTCGCGGCCGCGGTACACGTGCGGCGCAGGTGGCGGGCGGGCCGGCGCGGCGGGCGCGACGGAGCGGCGGGCGGGCCGGCGGCGCCGCTCGCACAGGGCTGGATGCGCATTCTGATCAGCGCGGGGACCTGCGTTTTCGCGGTCGCCGTGGCAGTGAGCGCGCTGATCGGGTGA